Below is a window of Georgenia soli DNA.
GCGGACCTCCGTCTCCGGTCGCTCCCCGGCATCGGGGTCTGGACCAGCGCGGAGACTCGCATGCGATCCCACGGTGACGCGGACGCCGTCAGCTTCGGCGACTACAACGTCGCCCGCGACGTCGGATGGGCCCTGACGGGCAAGGACGGCGTCGACGACGACGGTCTCGCCGAGCTGCTCGAGCCGTTCCGCCCGCACCGTTACCGGGTGCAGCGGCTCGTCGAGCTCGCGGGGATCCGCCGCCCGAGACGGGGCGCCCGCATGCCGCTACGCACGCACCTGCCGGTGGCCCAGAGGGCCCAATAGTCCGCATGCCGGAAACACAGTTCCGATTTCTTGTCCCGACCGTCGTCAAGGACTAAAGTCCTCCTCACACCGTGGGCGTTGTTCCGGCATGGATAACCTGCGACCGCGGATCGAGATTGAAACCATGCCATGACCCGCACCCGCCATCGTCGGCGGGTCGAGGAGCGTGAGCGATGGAGCCCATCCAGGTCACCGTCAACGGCCGCACCCTGGACGGCGCGACGGCCGGCCCCCACACCAGTCTCCTCGACTGGCTGCGGGGACAAGGGCTGACCGGCGCGAAGGAAGGATGCGCCGAGGGGGAGTGCGGCGCCTGCGCGGTGCTCGTCGCCCGGCCGGACGGCCCGGACGGCACCCGCTGGACCGCGGTGAACGCCTGCCTGCCGCCTGCCCTGGCGTTCGACGGCCAGGAGATCATGACCGCCGAAGGGCTCGGAACCGCCTCCGGTGCGTGCGCCGTCGAGGATCTCCACCCCGTCCAGCGGGAGATGGCGGACCGCGGGGGCTCCCAGTGCGGCTACTGCACGCCTGGCTTCGTCTGCGCCATGGCCGCCGAGTACTACCGGCCCGGGCGCACGCCCGCCGAGGCCAGCCCGGCGGACCAGACCGGCACGTCTGCCGCCGGTCAGGCGCACGCGGCCGACCACGAGGTGGGCCCCAACGGGTTCGACCTGCACGCCCTGAGCGGCAACCTGTGCCGCTGCACGGGCTACCGTCCCATCCGCGACGCCGCCTACGCGCTCGGCACGCCCGAGGAGACGGACCCGCTCGCCCGCCGTCGTGAGGACCCCGCCCCCGCTCCCCGCCACACCCGCGTCCACGACGATGCAGGCGAGTTCGTCCGCCCCGGCAGCCTGGAGGAGCTCTTCGACGAGCTCGAGCAGCACCCCGACGCGGTGCTCGTCGCCGGCGCCACCGACACCGGTGTCGAGCGCAACATCCGGCACACCCGTCCGCGGCTCGTGCTCGCGATCGACCGCCTGTCCGCGCTGCGCACCCTGCACGCCGGCGAGGACGGCATCGAGATCGGCGCGGCGCTGACCCTCACCGAGATCGAGTCGGCGCTGGACGGGCGGGTGCCGCTGCTGGCGGCTCTCTTCCCGCAGTTCGCCTCCCGCCTCATCCGCAACTCCGCCACCCTCGGCGGAAACCTCGGGACCGGGTCCCCCATCGGCGACGCCGCCCCGGTCCTTCTCGCCCTGGAGGCCTCGCTCGTCCTCGCCTCCCGCGGCGGTGAGCGCCAGGTCCCGCTCGCGGAGTACTTCACCGGCTACCGCACCTCGGTCCGTGAGGCCGGCGAGATCATCCGCGCGGTCCGCATCCCGCTGCCGTTGGCGGAGTCGACCGCGTTCTACAAGATCGCCAAGCGCCGGTTCGACGACATCTCCTCCGTCGCGGTCGCCGTCGCAGCCCGCATCGACGACGGCGTGGTCGCGGACGTCCGCATCGGTCTCGGCGGTGTGGCCGCCACGCCCGTCCGCGCACGTGCCACGGAGGACGCCCTGCGCGGCCGGCCCTGGACCTACGAGACCGCCGCCGCAGCCGCCGCCGTCATGGGCGAGGAGGGCACCCCGCTCGACGACCACCGGGCGAGCGCCCGGTACCGCCGCGCGATGCTCGAGCAGGCGTTGGTGCGGTTCTTCGCCCAGACCCAGCCCCAGCCGACCCTGGAGATGGCCCGATGACCTCGCTCGCCGAACGCCCTGTGAACCCCAAGGTCGGGGAGTCCGTCACCCACGAGAGCGCCGCCCCGCACGTCACGGGCACCGCGCTCTACACCGACGACCTCGCCTTCCGCGCCGCCGGGGTGCTCCACGCCTGGCCGGTCCAGGCGCCGCACGCGCACGCCCGGGTCACCGCCCTGCGCCCCGCCCCCGCTCTGCAGGTCCCCGGCGTGGTGCGGGTGCTGACCGCGGACGACGTCCCCGGCGTCAACGACGCCGGGACCAAGCACGACGAGCCGCTCTTCCCCACCGAGGTCATGTACTACGGCCACGCCGTGTGCTGGGTGCTGGGTGAGACGCTCGAGGCGGCGCGGCTCGGTGCCGAGGCCGTCGAGGTCGAGTACGAGCCGCTGCCCTCGATCCTGACCCTCACCGAGGCGATCGAGGCCAACAGCTTCCAGGGCAACCAGCCCACCGTCTCCCGGGGCGACGCCGCAGCCGCACTCGCCGCCGCGCCGCGCCGGCTCAGCGGGGAGTTCGAGCTGGGCGGGCAGGAGCACTTCTACCTCGAGACCCACGCCTCTCTCGCCCACGTGGACGAGTCCGGGCAGATCTTCATCCAGTCGTCCACGCAGCACCCCTCGGAGACCCAGGAGATCGTCGCCCACGTCCTCGGCCTGCACTCCCACGACGTCACCGTCCAGTGCCTCCGCATGGGCGGCGGCTTCGGGGGCAAGGAGATGCAGCCGCACGGCCTCGCGGCCGTCGCCGCCCTCGGCGCGGTCCTCACCGGCCGTCCGGTGCGCATGCGCCTGAACCGGACGCAGGACATGACCATGACGGGCAAACGGCACCCCTTCCACGCGCGCTGGGAGGTGGGCTTCGACGACGACGGTCACCTTCTCGCCCTGCAGGCCACCATCACGGCCGACGGCGGATGGAGCCTGGACCTGTCCGAGCCGGTCCTGGCCCGCGCCCTGTGCCACATCGACAACGCGTACTTCATCCCGAACGTCGAGGTGCACGGGCGGATCGCCAGGACCAACAAGACCTCCCAGACCGCTTTCCGGGGGTTCGGCGGACCGCAGGGCATGCTCGTCATCGAGGACATCCTCGGGCGGTGCGCGCCGGTGCTGGGGATCGACCCGGGCGAGCTGCGCCGTCGGAACTTCTACGAGCCCGGCCAGACCACCCCCTACGGGCAGCCGGTGCGGCACGCCGAACGGCTGCGCGACGTGTGGGACCAGGTCGTCGCCAGGTCGGACTACGAGGACCGTCGGAAGGCGGTCGCCGAGTTCAACGCGCGCCACCCCCACCTGAAGCGGGGGATCGCGGTCACCCCGGTGAAGTTCGGCATCTCGTTCAACTTCACCGCCTTCAACCAGGCCGGCGCGCTCGTGCACGTGTACAAGGACGGATCCGTCCTCATCAACCACGGCGGCACGGAGATGGGCCAGGGCCTGCACACCAAGATGCGGCAGGTCGCGGCCACCGCCCTCGGGGTGACGCTCGACCACGTGCGCCTGGCACCGACCCGCACGGACAAGGTTCCGAACACCTCGGCCACGGCCGCGAGCTCCGGGGCGGACCTCAACGGCGGTGCCATTAAGAACGCCTGCGACCAGATCCGTGCCCGGCTCGCCGAGGTCGCCGCGCGGAAGCTGAACATCCACCCCGACGACGTGCGGTTCGTCGACGGGCGCGTCACCGGCATCGGCTTCCACGACAGCGACCTGTCCTTCGAGGAGGTCGCCAGCGCCGCGTACTTCCAGCGCATCCCCCTGTTCGCCGCCGGGTACTACCGCACCCCGGGCCTCCACTGGGACTCCGCCCGCATGCAGGGCGAGCCGTTCAAGTACTTCTCCTACGGGGCGTCCGTCTCCGAGGTCGAGGTGGACGGCTTCACCGGCGCCTACCGGTTCCTGCGCACCGACATCGTCCACGACGTCGGCGACTCGCTCTCCCCGCTGATCGACGTGGGCCAGATCGAGGGCGGCTTCGTGCAGGGCGCCGGCTGGCTCACCCTCGAGGAGCTGCGCTGGGACACCTCCGACGGCAAGGGGCGCGGCCGGCTCGCCACCCAGGCGGCGAGCACCTACAAGCTGCCGAGCTTCTCCGAGATGCCGGAGGAGCTGAACGTCCACCTCTACGAGCGCGCCACCGAGACCGGCGTCGTCTACGGCTCCAAGGCCGTGGGTGAGCCGCCGCTGATGCTGGCGTTCAGCGTCCGCGAGGCCCTGCGCGCCGCCGCCGCGGCCTTCGGGCCGGAGGGCACGGTCGTCGAGCTCCCCAGCCCGGCCACGCCCGAGGCGGTCTTCTGGGCCCTCGACGGCGCACGGTCCGCGGCCGCGCCGGCCGAGCAGGTGGACGCCTCCGGCGACGGCGGCCGGCGGGTTGCGGCCTCCGACGACGGCTCCCGGGAAACTGCTGCGTCCCACGACGACGGGGCCCGGCGGGTTGCGGCGTCCCACAACGGCGACCAGGAGGTCGCCGCGTCCGAGAACGGCGCCCCGGAGGTTGCTGCGTCCCAGAACGGCGCCCGGGACGTCGCCGCGTCCCACGACGGCGCCCGGGAGGTCGCCGCCGCGAACGGGACGATCCGCCGCGGCGCCGCCCACGGCGGGGCCTCGTCCGCCGGCAACGGCGAGTCGCGCGAGACTCCGACCGCGTCGGCAGGCGCGGACACGGAGGAGACGGTGGGGATCTGATGGACTGGCTCGCCGCCCTGACCCACCTGCGGGCCGACGGCCTGCCGGGCGTCCTGGTCACGGTGACCGACGTGCGGGGCCACGCCCCGCGGGACGCGGGCGCCAAGATGGTCGTCGGTGCCGAGAGCACGTGGGACAGCATCGGCGGTGGCAACCTGGAGGCCACCGTCGTCGACCGCGCCCGCGAGCTCCTGGCCGGCGGGGCCCACGTCCCCGAGCGGATGACGTTCGCGCTGAACGAGCACGTCGCCAACCGCCACGGCAACCAGTGCTGCGGGGGAGAGGTGAGCG
It encodes the following:
- the xdhB gene encoding xanthine dehydrogenase molybdopterin binding subunit: MTSLAERPVNPKVGESVTHESAAPHVTGTALYTDDLAFRAAGVLHAWPVQAPHAHARVTALRPAPALQVPGVVRVLTADDVPGVNDAGTKHDEPLFPTEVMYYGHAVCWVLGETLEAARLGAEAVEVEYEPLPSILTLTEAIEANSFQGNQPTVSRGDAAAALAAAPRRLSGEFELGGQEHFYLETHASLAHVDESGQIFIQSSTQHPSETQEIVAHVLGLHSHDVTVQCLRMGGGFGGKEMQPHGLAAVAALGAVLTGRPVRMRLNRTQDMTMTGKRHPFHARWEVGFDDDGHLLALQATITADGGWSLDLSEPVLARALCHIDNAYFIPNVEVHGRIARTNKTSQTAFRGFGGPQGMLVIEDILGRCAPVLGIDPGELRRRNFYEPGQTTPYGQPVRHAERLRDVWDQVVARSDYEDRRKAVAEFNARHPHLKRGIAVTPVKFGISFNFTAFNQAGALVHVYKDGSVLINHGGTEMGQGLHTKMRQVAATALGVTLDHVRLAPTRTDKVPNTSATAASSGADLNGGAIKNACDQIRARLAEVAARKLNIHPDDVRFVDGRVTGIGFHDSDLSFEEVASAAYFQRIPLFAAGYYRTPGLHWDSARMQGEPFKYFSYGASVSEVEVDGFTGAYRFLRTDIVHDVGDSLSPLIDVGQIEGGFVQGAGWLTLEELRWDTSDGKGRGRLATQAASTYKLPSFSEMPEELNVHLYERATETGVVYGSKAVGEPPLMLAFSVREALRAAAAAFGPEGTVVELPSPATPEAVFWALDGARSAAAPAEQVDASGDGGRRVAASDDGSRETAASHDDGARRVAASHNGDQEVAASENGAPEVAASQNGARDVAASHDGAREVAAANGTIRRGAAHGGASSAGNGESRETPTASAGADTEETVGI
- a CDS encoding xanthine dehydrogenase small subunit: MEPIQVTVNGRTLDGATAGPHTSLLDWLRGQGLTGAKEGCAEGECGACAVLVARPDGPDGTRWTAVNACLPPALAFDGQEIMTAEGLGTASGACAVEDLHPVQREMADRGGSQCGYCTPGFVCAMAAEYYRPGRTPAEASPADQTGTSAAGQAHAADHEVGPNGFDLHALSGNLCRCTGYRPIRDAAYALGTPEETDPLARRREDPAPAPRHTRVHDDAGEFVRPGSLEELFDELEQHPDAVLVAGATDTGVERNIRHTRPRLVLAIDRLSALRTLHAGEDGIEIGAALTLTEIESALDGRVPLLAALFPQFASRLIRNSATLGGNLGTGSPIGDAAPVLLALEASLVLASRGGERQVPLAEYFTGYRTSVREAGEIIRAVRIPLPLAESTAFYKIAKRRFDDISSVAVAVAARIDDGVVADVRIGLGGVAATPVRARATEDALRGRPWTYETAAAAAAVMGEEGTPLDDHRASARYRRAMLEQALVRFFAQTQPQPTLEMAR